A genomic segment from Haloarcula limicola encodes:
- the uxaC gene encoding glucuronate isomerase translates to MGFVDDSYLLESGTAAELYDGIRDLPIVDPHSHADLTEIVTNDGWDDIWEVEGATDHYVWSVMRKRGVPERKITGDAPNREKWMALADIFPELAGSPTYEWIHLDLRRQFGIEKPISSETAEEIWHETEAQLSTRAMHPRQLLESMDVEVLCTTDDPTSSLSDHERAAENIDGLDVRPTWRIDRAFHVDDGSWNEFVEELASATGVQTETLSGFLDALAQTHDHFAEHGCRASDLSLTEPVSRPVSRERARTLYRRAIDGQNLTETGVRDLQAFILEEVGKLNAERDWVTQLHIGPVRDYRDSLYETVGADAGGDVSTQDVELTENLRHFLNTFDDEMEIVLYTVDPTHYPSLTTLSRAFRNVSVGPAWWFNDSPYGMDEQLRQVGSVDLLANHAGMVSDSRKLISFSSRFEMFRRVLSNVLGEMVERGQMPMTHAEQLATHLAYERPKSLYGFE, encoded by the coding sequence ATGGGCTTCGTTGATGACAGTTACCTCCTCGAGTCGGGGACAGCTGCCGAACTGTACGACGGCATCAGAGACCTCCCGATAGTCGACCCTCATAGTCACGCTGATCTGACCGAAATCGTGACCAACGACGGCTGGGACGACATCTGGGAAGTGGAAGGGGCGACAGACCACTACGTGTGGTCGGTGATGCGAAAGCGCGGCGTCCCGGAGCGGAAGATCACCGGTGACGCTCCGAACAGGGAAAAGTGGATGGCGCTGGCGGATATTTTCCCCGAACTCGCCGGGAGCCCGACTTACGAGTGGATCCATCTCGACCTGCGGCGACAGTTCGGTATCGAGAAGCCGATCTCGTCGGAGACCGCCGAGGAGATCTGGCACGAGACGGAGGCGCAGCTGTCCACCCGCGCCATGCATCCCCGACAGCTACTCGAATCGATGGACGTCGAAGTCCTCTGCACGACGGACGACCCGACCTCCTCGCTCTCGGACCACGAGCGCGCTGCCGAGAATATCGACGGGCTCGACGTGCGGCCGACGTGGCGCATCGACCGCGCGTTCCACGTCGACGATGGGTCGTGGAACGAGTTCGTCGAGGAACTGGCGTCCGCGACCGGCGTGCAGACGGAGACGCTATCGGGTTTCTTGGACGCGCTGGCACAGACGCACGACCACTTCGCCGAACACGGCTGTCGGGCGAGCGATCTCAGCCTGACCGAACCGGTCTCTCGTCCGGTCAGTAGAGAGCGTGCGCGAACGCTCTACCGACGGGCTATCGACGGACAGAATCTGACGGAAACCGGCGTCCGTGACCTACAGGCGTTCATCCTCGAAGAGGTGGGGAAGCTCAACGCCGAGAGAGACTGGGTCACACAGCTCCACATCGGTCCCGTTCGTGACTATCGCGACTCTCTCTACGAAACTGTCGGTGCTGACGCGGGCGGCGACGTCTCGACGCAAGACGTCGAGCTGACCGAGAACCTCCGGCACTTCCTGAACACGTTCGACGACGAGATGGAGATCGTCCTCTACACAGTCGATCCGACACATTATCCGTCCCTTACGACGTTATCACGGGCGTTTCGGAACGTCAGCGTGGGCCCCGCGTGGTGGTTCAACGACAGCCCGTACGGAATGGACGAGCAGCTCCGACAGGTCGGCAGCGTCGACTTGCTCGCGAATCACGCCGGGATGGTGAGTGACTCGCGGAAACTGATATCGTTCAGCTCTCGGTTCGAGATGTTCCGTCGCGTCCTCTCGAACGTGCTCGGAGAGATGGTCGAGCGCGGACAGATGCCGATGACACATGCCGAGCAACTCGCGACGCACCTGGCCTACGAACGGCCGAAGTCGCTGTACGGCTTCGAGTAG
- a CDS encoding IclR family transcriptional regulator produces MPTNTPRKIEAVHKTCRIIDILQRRGEAGITDISEEMDFSKSAVHGHLATLEDEGLVVKEGHSYYLSLQFVDIAESVKDRIAKREIVREQVRTLAEETGEVVHFGAEENGRVVYLAKSKGASAVETASKIGKQMPMHSTSLGKAILAELPRDDAERIIEQHELTARTEHTLTDSSALLTELSDTHERGYSIDDEENIPGVRCIGMAVSDPEAGVFGALSISGPSQRMTEDRIENELSEEIAQAANVIEVNSMYS; encoded by the coding sequence ATGCCAACGAACACGCCGCGGAAGATAGAGGCGGTCCACAAGACCTGCCGGATCATCGATATCCTCCAGAGACGTGGCGAGGCAGGGATAACGGACATCTCCGAGGAAATGGACTTCTCGAAAAGTGCGGTGCACGGGCATCTCGCGACCCTCGAAGACGAGGGCCTCGTCGTGAAAGAGGGACATTCGTACTATCTCAGCCTGCAGTTCGTCGACATCGCCGAGTCCGTCAAGGATCGGATCGCGAAGCGAGAGATCGTCAGAGAGCAAGTCCGCACGCTCGCAGAAGAGACCGGTGAAGTCGTTCACTTCGGCGCGGAGGAGAATGGGCGAGTGGTCTACCTCGCGAAGTCGAAAGGGGCTTCAGCGGTCGAGACCGCCTCGAAGATCGGCAAACAGATGCCGATGCATTCAACGTCGCTGGGCAAGGCGATACTGGCCGAACTGCCGCGTGATGACGCCGAACGGATCATCGAACAGCACGAACTGACCGCGCGGACGGAGCACACACTCACCGACTCTAGTGCGCTACTGACGGAATTGAGCGATACCCACGAGCGCGGGTACTCCATCGACGACGAGGAGAATATCCCGGGCGTCCGCTGTATCGGAATGGCCGTCTCGGACCCGGAAGCGGGAGTCTTCGGTGCGCTCAGCATCTCTGGACCGTCCCAGCGGATGACCGAGGACAGAATCGAGAACGAACTCTCCGAGGAGATCGCACAGGCCGCGAACGTCATCGAAGTCAATTCGATGTACTCGTAA
- a CDS encoding ABC transporter ATP-binding protein, with protein sequence MTHLKLDGVTKRYSDVVAVDDVNLDIEDGEFVSLIGPSGCGKSTTLETVSGLTKPTSGLIEIAGTDVTNKPPKDRNIAMVFQNIALFPHMSVRENMTFGLRLKNYRESEIDERVERAADILQINGMLDRMPDELSGGQRQRVAIGRAIVLDPEVFLMDEPLANLDAKLKVHMRTELQRLQQELGVTTVYVTHDQEEAMTLSDRIAIINDGRLQQFAPPLRCYNEPANLFVAGFVGSPSMRFVDGRIDGGSFAAPGLGIDVDLPPSVSIDDGDDVILGIRPEDVYLDAHRTTATATDVVTLEVDVVQPMGDELVVYLRPEGTNVAFEADLDEGEPADTQTDQLLMTVEPTIDIEAGETVDVALDRAQIHLFDATTGDALTHGLEPRVERASN encoded by the coding sequence ATGACCCATCTCAAACTCGACGGTGTGACGAAGCGGTACAGCGACGTCGTCGCGGTAGACGACGTGAACTTAGATATCGAAGACGGCGAGTTCGTCTCGCTCATCGGGCCATCGGGCTGTGGGAAGTCCACGACGCTCGAGACGGTGTCCGGACTGACCAAACCGACCAGTGGTCTCATCGAGATCGCCGGGACGGACGTGACGAACAAGCCCCCGAAGGACCGGAACATCGCGATGGTGTTCCAGAACATCGCGCTGTTCCCCCACATGTCCGTCCGGGAGAACATGACCTTCGGACTCCGACTGAAGAACTACCGGGAGTCGGAGATCGACGAACGAGTCGAGCGGGCCGCTGATATCCTCCAGATCAACGGAATGCTTGACCGGATGCCCGATGAGCTTTCGGGCGGACAGCGACAGCGGGTCGCCATTGGCCGCGCGATCGTACTGGACCCGGAGGTCTTCCTCATGGACGAACCGCTGGCGAATCTGGACGCGAAGCTGAAGGTCCACATGCGGACGGAACTCCAGCGACTCCAGCAGGAACTCGGCGTCACGACGGTATACGTCACCCACGACCAGGAGGAGGCGATGACTCTCTCGGACCGCATCGCTATCATCAACGACGGTCGGCTCCAGCAGTTCGCACCGCCCCTACGGTGCTACAACGAACCGGCCAACCTGTTCGTGGCAGGTTTCGTTGGCTCTCCCAGTATGCGGTTCGTCGACGGTCGGATAGACGGTGGTTCGTTCGCCGCTCCCGGGCTCGGAATCGACGTCGACCTCCCGCCGTCCGTCAGCATCGACGATGGCGACGACGTGATCCTCGGCATTCGACCGGAAGATGTCTACCTCGACGCTCACCGTACGACGGCCACTGCGACAGACGTGGTTACGCTGGAGGTCGACGTCGTCCAACCGATGGGTGACGAACTCGTCGTCTATCTACGTCCCGAAGGAACGAACGTGGCTTTCGAGGCTGATCTCGACGAGGGAGAGCCTGCCGATACGCAGACTGACCAACTGTTGATGACTGTCGAGCCGACCATCGACATCGAAGCCGGAGAGACAGTCGATGTCGCGCTCGACCGCGCGCAAATCCACCTCTTCGACGCTACGACGGGCGACGCCCTCACTCACGGTCTCGAACCGCGAGTCGAACGGGCCTCGAACTGA
- a CDS encoding aldehyde dehydrogenase family protein produces MSESYKNYVRGEWVTAESEATFDVIDPAQSDEVVGTYQQSSEADAETAIAAATAAEDAWASTPGPERGTVLKQTSDALADRKEEAIETLVREEGKARSEAAGEVQRAIDIFAYYGQKARDLGGRHKASSSRDTDLYTKVEPLGTVGLITPWNYPIAIPAWKLAPALAAGNAAVIKPATAAPGPTRILFECLDSAGLPDGVANMVTGSGSQVGTPLVEHDDVDGVSFTGSTAVGTDIAETAATERKRVQCEMGGKNPTVVMPSADIDEAAEIVANGAFGTTGQSCTAASRAIVHEDVYESFVEKVVEHAEAVDVGAGLDDPDMGPHVSESELDSTLEYVDVGREEGATLETGGTRLTDSDFEHGFYVSPTVFSDVSNDMRIAQEEIFGPVLSVIETEDFDNAVELANNTDYGLAASIVTDRLSEADAFVDRVESGVVKVNEKTTGLELHVPFGGYKDSSTNTYREQGDAGLDFFTATKTVYRNY; encoded by the coding sequence ATGTCGGAGAGCTACAAGAATTACGTGCGCGGTGAGTGGGTCACCGCCGAGTCAGAAGCGACGTTCGACGTTATCGATCCTGCACAGTCCGACGAAGTCGTCGGGACGTATCAGCAGTCCAGCGAAGCGGACGCTGAAACGGCGATAGCGGCCGCAACTGCTGCGGAGGACGCGTGGGCGTCGACGCCCGGACCGGAACGGGGGACCGTGCTGAAGCAGACGAGCGACGCGCTCGCGGACCGGAAAGAGGAGGCCATCGAGACGCTGGTGCGAGAAGAGGGGAAAGCGCGGTCTGAAGCAGCGGGCGAAGTACAGCGAGCCATCGATATCTTCGCGTACTACGGGCAGAAAGCGCGGGATCTCGGTGGGCGGCACAAAGCCTCCAGTAGCCGCGACACGGACCTCTACACCAAGGTCGAGCCCCTGGGGACCGTCGGGCTCATCACGCCGTGGAACTACCCCATCGCGATTCCGGCCTGGAAACTCGCACCGGCACTCGCGGCGGGGAACGCCGCCGTCATCAAGCCGGCGACCGCCGCACCCGGGCCGACGCGGATACTCTTCGAGTGCCTCGATTCGGCCGGGCTGCCGGACGGCGTCGCAAACATGGTCACGGGCTCCGGAAGCCAAGTCGGGACGCCGCTCGTCGAACACGACGACGTCGACGGCGTCTCGTTCACCGGGAGTACCGCAGTCGGGACGGACATCGCGGAGACCGCCGCGACGGAGCGAAAGCGCGTCCAGTGTGAGATGGGCGGAAAGAACCCGACCGTCGTCATGCCGAGTGCGGACATCGACGAAGCCGCCGAGATCGTCGCTAACGGCGCGTTCGGGACGACCGGCCAGTCCTGTACGGCCGCGTCACGAGCTATCGTCCACGAGGACGTCTACGAGTCGTTCGTCGAGAAAGTCGTCGAACACGCTGAAGCGGTGGATGTAGGTGCCGGTCTAGACGACCCGGACATGGGTCCACACGTCTCGGAGAGCGAACTCGACTCTACGCTCGAATACGTCGACGTCGGGCGTGAGGAGGGTGCGACCCTCGAAACCGGCGGGACCAGATTGACCGATAGCGACTTCGAACACGGGTTCTACGTCTCTCCGACCGTGTTCTCCGACGTGAGCAACGACATGCGTATCGCACAGGAAGAGATTTTCGGCCCGGTGCTGTCTGTCATCGAGACCGAGGACTTTGACAACGCCGTGGAGTTAGCCAACAACACTGACTACGGACTCGCTGCGAGCATCGTGACCGATCGACTCTCCGAGGCCGACGCGTTCGTCGACCGCGTCGAGTCTGGCGTCGTCAAAGTAAACGAGAAGACGACCGGACTGGAGCTGCACGTTCCCTTCGGCGGCTACAAGGACTCCTCGACGAACACGTATCGGGAGCAGGGCGACGCCGGGCTCGACTTCTTCACCGCTACCAAGACCGTCTACCGGAACTACTGA
- a CDS encoding SDR family oxidoreductase — protein MTVPNDFDIDGKVCVITGGSGVLGSEMAKAIGENGGKVALLARGEEELEETRAELAERGIDAIAIPASVLDRAELDAAAETVVDEYGRIDVLVNAAGGNHPDATTGPDTSFFDLPKEGLESVVNVNFVGTVLASQAFGEYMTDQGKGAILNVSSMNAFTPLTKIPGYSGAKAAVSNFTEWLAVHMAQEYSPDIRVNAVAPGFFLTEQNRYLLIDEETGEYTDRGQSIIDQTPQGRFGDPEDLSTTVLWLLAPGAEFVTGTVIPVDGGFSAFSGV, from the coding sequence ATGACTGTCCCAAACGACTTCGACATCGACGGCAAGGTCTGCGTGATAACCGGCGGATCGGGAGTCCTGGGTTCCGAAATGGCGAAAGCGATCGGCGAGAACGGCGGCAAGGTCGCGCTCCTCGCCCGCGGCGAAGAGGAACTCGAGGAGACGCGCGCCGAACTCGCGGAACGGGGGATCGACGCTATCGCTATTCCGGCGTCGGTGCTCGATCGGGCCGAGCTCGACGCGGCCGCCGAGACGGTCGTCGACGAGTACGGGCGCATCGACGTGCTCGTCAACGCCGCTGGCGGGAACCATCCGGACGCGACGACGGGACCGGACACGTCTTTCTTCGATCTGCCGAAGGAGGGACTCGAAAGCGTCGTGAACGTCAATTTCGTGGGGACGGTCCTCGCCTCGCAGGCCTTCGGCGAGTATATGACCGATCAGGGGAAGGGAGCGATTCTGAACGTCTCGTCGATGAACGCGTTCACGCCCCTGACCAAGATCCCCGGGTATTCGGGTGCAAAGGCCGCCGTCTCGAACTTCACGGAGTGGTTGGCCGTCCACATGGCACAGGAGTACTCCCCGGACATCCGCGTGAACGCGGTCGCGCCCGGATTCTTCCTCACCGAGCAGAACCGGTATCTGCTGATCGACGAGGAGACCGGCGAGTACACGGACCGCGGCCAGTCGATCATCGACCAGACTCCGCAGGGCAGGTTCGGCGATCCGGAAGACCTCTCGACGACTGTCCTCTGGCTGCTCGCGCCCGGGGCCGAGTTCGTCACCGGAACGGTGATTCCCGTCGACGGTGGGTTCTCGGCGTTCAGCGGCGTCTGA
- a CDS encoding carbohydrate ABC transporter permease: MATDSSLSDRLFAIGLDDDASPLFRYTFYGTTLLILLISLFPFYYLVMLALSKPGNTTQAGLLPAGFDPTSFIGAFQAVPFHLYMRNSLLIATGVTAFVLVFASLAGYTFGRMEFRGKRPLFLLLISVSYFPGATFIVGLFKLLTGNVTVLGVSSPNLFNSPAAVGLPLTALSLPFAILLLTTFYSQIPDGLEDAARVTGTTRIGALYRIIAPLSAPGFVTAGILTFITAYNEFFFSQLMTTGSPQNWSPIVWGLLRYQTEVSVRYDLMAAASLIGVVPVALIVLLAQRKIVSGLTSGSIKG; the protein is encoded by the coding sequence ATGGCGACCGACTCGTCGCTCTCGGATCGGCTGTTCGCGATCGGTCTCGACGACGACGCCAGTCCGCTCTTCCGGTACACGTTTTACGGGACTACGCTGCTCATCCTGCTCATCTCGCTGTTCCCCTTCTACTACCTCGTGATGCTCGCACTCTCAAAGCCCGGCAACACGACGCAGGCCGGTCTGCTGCCGGCGGGCTTCGATCCGACATCGTTCATCGGCGCGTTTCAGGCGGTGCCGTTCCACCTCTACATGCGTAACAGTCTCCTCATCGCGACGGGCGTGACGGCGTTCGTGTTGGTGTTCGCGAGCCTCGCCGGCTACACGTTCGGGCGGATGGAGTTTCGCGGGAAGCGGCCGCTGTTCCTCTTGCTCATCTCCGTCTCGTATTTCCCCGGTGCGACCTTCATCGTCGGGCTGTTCAAGCTCTTGACGGGGAACGTGACCGTGCTGGGCGTCAGCAGTCCGAACCTGTTCAACTCGCCGGCGGCGGTCGGACTACCGCTGACGGCGCTCTCGCTCCCGTTCGCCATCCTCCTCTTGACGACGTTCTATAGCCAGATTCCGGACGGCCTCGAAGACGCCGCGCGGGTCACCGGTACGACTCGAATCGGAGCGCTCTACCGTATCATCGCGCCGCTCTCCGCGCCGGGATTCGTCACTGCGGGCATCCTCACGTTCATCACGGCCTACAACGAGTTCTTCTTCTCCCAGCTGATGACGACCGGGTCACCCCAGAACTGGTCGCCCATCGTCTGGGGATTGCTGCGTTACCAGACCGAGGTCTCCGTCAGGTACGACCTGATGGCGGCGGCGAGCCTCATCGGCGTCGTGCCCGTCGCGCTCATCGTCCTACTCGCACAGCGGAAGATAGTGAGCGGGCTCACGTCGGGCTCTATCAAGGGATAG
- a CDS encoding glycoside hydrolase family 2 protein has product MQLLTYPRDSYSLDGEWQAIPDQYEMFRDYFDDFVDDEDGDSAALPDDEGQPALSFESIYEPSASGTDDITDFNIYDGYSVAVPSSWGEEIPEFRHFEGWVWFARTFDREAIDERDRTFLRFGAVNYKAEVWLNGERLGEHEGGYTPFSFEVSDELRDGENVIVLRMDNERYEDGIPNESTDWYNFGGVNRSVDLVSVPETYLRNFKVETTVGDDSVDVRVDAWLDGPDADAEASVTLPELGVDESLTSDSDGRLSAELSFDRDDLTLWSPDDPRLYEIELAYGTDAVTDRVGFREVEVRGSDILVNGEEIWLRGIALHEEVAGKGRALDTEDVQTRFQWINELSCNFARLAHYPHTEEMARTADEEGILLWEEVPAYWDVNFGDEDVQELYRQQLRELIQRDWNRASVALWSIANETDHNDETRNEVLPEMAEYVRSLDDTRLVTAACFADETDDGIVVRDPLEDDLDVVGINEYFGWYYGDSDDMQHFQDDPDGTPVVISETGGGAKWGNHGTEDDRWTEEYQAAIYRGQTEAAAANEQVAGMSPWILFDFRAPMRQNEYQRGYNRKGVVDQHGRKKKSFHVLRDFYTSNPRQ; this is encoded by the coding sequence ATGCAACTGTTAACGTACCCGCGAGACAGCTACTCGCTCGACGGCGAATGGCAGGCGATCCCCGATCAGTACGAGATGTTCCGGGATTACTTCGACGACTTCGTCGACGACGAAGACGGCGACAGTGCGGCCCTCCCGGACGACGAGGGACAGCCGGCACTGAGCTTCGAGTCGATCTACGAACCCAGCGCGTCGGGCACCGACGACATCACCGACTTCAATATCTACGATGGCTATTCGGTGGCTGTCCCGTCGAGTTGGGGCGAGGAGATACCCGAGTTCCGTCACTTCGAGGGTTGGGTGTGGTTCGCTCGGACGTTCGACCGCGAAGCGATCGACGAACGGGACCGCACGTTCCTCCGCTTCGGCGCGGTCAACTACAAGGCCGAGGTCTGGCTCAACGGCGAGCGTCTCGGGGAACACGAGGGCGGGTACACGCCGTTCAGCTTCGAGGTCTCCGACGAACTCCGGGACGGCGAGAACGTGATCGTTCTCCGGATGGACAACGAGCGCTACGAGGACGGTATTCCGAACGAGAGCACCGACTGGTACAACTTCGGTGGCGTCAATCGGTCCGTCGACCTCGTTTCGGTCCCGGAGACGTACCTGCGGAACTTCAAGGTCGAGACCACCGTCGGCGACGACTCGGTCGACGTCCGAGTCGACGCTTGGCTCGACGGCCCCGACGCGGACGCTGAGGCGTCCGTTACGCTCCCGGAGCTCGGCGTCGACGAATCGCTCACGTCCGACAGCGACGGACGGCTCAGCGCGGAGCTCTCGTTCGACCGCGACGACCTGACGCTGTGGAGTCCCGACGACCCGCGTCTGTACGAGATCGAACTCGCGTACGGCACCGACGCGGTCACCGACCGCGTCGGGTTCCGGGAAGTGGAGGTACGGGGAAGCGATATTCTCGTCAACGGCGAGGAGATCTGGCTCCGCGGCATCGCACTGCACGAGGAGGTCGCCGGGAAGGGGCGCGCGTTAGACACCGAAGACGTCCAGACGCGCTTCCAGTGGATCAACGAACTGAGCTGTAACTTCGCACGGCTGGCGCATTATCCCCACACCGAAGAGATGGCCCGGACGGCGGACGAGGAAGGCATCCTCCTCTGGGAGGAGGTCCCCGCGTACTGGGACGTCAACTTCGGCGACGAGGACGTACAGGAGCTGTACCGGCAGCAGCTCCGCGAGTTAATCCAGCGCGACTGGAACCGCGCGTCGGTCGCGCTCTGGTCGATCGCGAACGAGACCGACCACAACGACGAGACTCGAAACGAGGTGCTCCCCGAGATGGCCGAGTACGTTCGGAGTCTCGACGACACGCGGCTCGTGACCGCGGCGTGTTTCGCCGACGAGACCGACGACGGGATCGTCGTCCGAGACCCGCTGGAGGACGACCTCGACGTGGTCGGTATCAACGAGTACTTCGGCTGGTACTACGGCGATTCCGACGACATGCAGCACTTCCAGGACGACCCCGACGGGACGCCGGTCGTCATCTCCGAGACCGGCGGCGGGGCCAAGTGGGGCAACCACGGGACCGAAGACGACCGCTGGACCGAGGAGTACCAGGCTGCGATCTATCGCGGTCAGACGGAAGCGGCCGCGGCAAACGAGCAGGTCGCCGGTATGTCCCCGTGGATCCTCTTCGACTTCCGGGCACCGATGCGTCAGAACGAGTACCAGCGGGGATACAACCGGAAGGGCGTCGTCGACCAGCACGGGCGCAAGAAGAAGTCGTTCCACGTCCTTCGGGACTTCTACACCTCGAATCCGCGGCAGTGA
- a CDS encoding extracellular solute-binding protein, with product MNLLSRTPKQAVEQFEPALHEAGLSEDISIELSTKTPGTLEEQYRQWLNAGRGSPDILTMDVGWSIPFIRRGQLLNLSKALSDEHIQTLENEFNAESVDSSRGRNGDVFGVPLIMDVRGMWYRRDLAKEAGYDPDGENWGTEPKSWKEFSQIAAAVQKQQGTRYGLTMPFELSQTVTCCTFNSIMSQWGGAYFGGQDYLFGPVGDRPITIDEEQVLDSLRMLRTFMWGHDDQHSLDDDSFVGGIVPSDVLGWRYTKDLDAFLNGNSFAYTVGNPAFAKLASSESNFGDAVSEKLGLMPKPYGIRETDSEYQNIGGTMSPLAGYNLSVNPNSNKQDAALEVLRTVMTDDFLVKWFKLSGFLPPKPKLLQTKGVADHPLFGQYMDTFSVMADNVIPRPVTPIYFQESKVISQEVHNVVSQSKAPETGMTDAKKQLAQIEESYGQQ from the coding sequence ATGAACTTGCTCTCCCGGACACCGAAGCAGGCCGTGGAACAGTTCGAGCCAGCGTTGCACGAGGCTGGGCTCTCCGAGGACATCAGTATCGAACTTAGCACTAAGACGCCTGGAACGCTGGAAGAGCAGTACCGTCAGTGGCTCAACGCCGGCCGAGGGAGTCCCGACATCCTGACGATGGACGTCGGTTGGTCGATCCCGTTCATCCGACGCGGGCAGTTGCTAAACCTCAGTAAGGCGCTCTCCGATGAGCACATCCAGACTCTCGAGAACGAATTCAACGCCGAGAGCGTCGACTCGAGTCGCGGCCGGAACGGGGACGTCTTCGGCGTCCCGCTCATCATGGACGTTCGCGGAATGTGGTACCGCCGCGACCTCGCGAAAGAGGCGGGGTACGACCCTGACGGCGAGAACTGGGGCACGGAACCAAAGTCTTGGAAAGAGTTCTCTCAGATCGCCGCTGCCGTCCAGAAACAGCAGGGCACCCGGTACGGGCTCACGATGCCGTTCGAACTGTCGCAGACGGTCACCTGCTGTACGTTCAACTCGATTATGTCACAGTGGGGCGGCGCGTACTTCGGCGGTCAAGATTACCTGTTCGGCCCCGTCGGCGATCGACCGATCACCATCGACGAGGAGCAAGTCCTCGATTCGCTCCGGATGCTCAGGACGTTCATGTGGGGACACGACGACCAGCACTCGCTCGACGACGACTCGTTCGTCGGCGGGATCGTCCCCTCTGACGTACTCGGGTGGCGTTATACCAAGGACCTCGACGCCTTCCTCAACGGCAACTCCTTCGCGTACACGGTCGGCAACCCCGCGTTCGCCAAACTCGCGAGTTCGGAGAGCAATTTCGGCGACGCGGTGAGCGAGAAACTCGGGCTGATGCCGAAACCGTACGGAATCCGAGAGACAGATTCGGAGTACCAGAATATCGGCGGGACGATGTCGCCGCTGGCAGGTTACAACCTCTCGGTCAACCCGAACTCTAACAAACAGGACGCGGCGCTCGAGGTCCTTCGAACGGTCATGACGGACGACTTCCTCGTCAAGTGGTTCAAGCTGAGCGGTTTTCTGCCACCGAAACCGAAGCTCCTGCAGACGAAGGGAGTCGCGGACCATCCTCTATTCGGACAGTACATGGACACGTTCTCCGTGATGGCCGACAACGTGATCCCCCGGCCAGTAACGCCGATCTACTTCCAGGAGTCGAAGGTCATCTCACAGGAGGTCCACAACGTGGTTTCCCAGAGCAAGGCTCCCGAAACGGGGATGACCGACGCTAAAAAACAGTTGGCACAGATAGAGGAAAGCTATGGCCAGCAGTAA
- a CDS encoding carbohydrate ABC transporter permease, translating to MASSNRTATRQESMVPNSLRRSGARVNDWVENLSETKFAYLVLAPTLVIFTAIALWPILYTFQTSLYADSFSQFHGAFVGLQNYVEIVTGQRGAILIRPFFDLSNPFQSILPTTIIYTVLSVVLITALGFVQALVLNKTFRGRSIVRTAVLIPWAVPIVIQGMIFYLMFIPGGFGTQILHDLGLVGARPLSNSASTVGIVTLAAIWKRSAYVALIVLAGLQSIDEHLYDVAKVAGASRWQQFRMITFPQAVPTLMVAMLLTSIGSMRVYGQIDAISNCSTMPSMTCAVVGTFNGSLYGTASALAFLTALLIGSVSMIYLVVLSRSRAGGI from the coding sequence ATGGCCAGCAGTAATCGGACCGCGACCCGACAGGAGTCGATGGTTCCGAACAGCCTCCGACGGAGCGGAGCCCGCGTGAACGACTGGGTCGAGAACCTCTCTGAGACCAAGTTCGCGTACCTCGTGCTCGCGCCGACGCTCGTGATATTCACGGCGATCGCGCTGTGGCCGATCCTCTACACCTTCCAGACGTCGCTGTACGCGGACAGCTTCAGTCAGTTCCACGGCGCATTCGTCGGCCTGCAGAACTACGTCGAGATCGTGACCGGACAGCGAGGGGCGATACTCATCCGTCCGTTCTTCGACCTGAGCAACCCGTTCCAGAGCATTCTACCGACGACGATAATCTACACCGTGCTCAGCGTCGTACTGATTACCGCGCTCGGGTTTGTGCAGGCACTGGTCCTCAATAAGACGTTTCGTGGGCGCTCTATCGTCCGGACCGCGGTACTGATTCCGTGGGCCGTCCCCATCGTCATCCAGGGAATGATCTTCTATCTCATGTTCATCCCCGGCGGGTTCGGCACGCAGATTCTCCACGACCTCGGTCTCGTGGGAGCGCGCCCGCTCAGCAACAGCGCCTCGACGGTCGGAATCGTGACGCTTGCGGCCATCTGGAAGCGGTCGGCCTACGTCGCGCTGATCGTCCTCGCGGGGCTCCAGAGCATCGACGAACACCTCTACGACGTCGCGAAGGTCGCCGGGGCCTCTCGGTGGCAGCAGTTTCGCATGATCACCTTTCCGCAAGCGGTACCGACGCTGATGGTCGCGATGCTACTGACCTCGATCGGCTCGATGCGCGTCTACGGTCAGATCGACGCCATCTCGAACTGTAGCACCATGCCATCGATGACGTGTGCCGTCGTCGGGACGTTCAACGGGAGTCTCTACGGGACCGCATCGGCGCTCGCGTTCCTCACGGCGCTGTTGATCGGCTCGGTCTCGATGATCTACCTCGTCGTCCTCAGCAGGTCGCGGGCGGGGGGAATCTGA